The Zygosaccharomyces rouxii strain CBS732 chromosome G complete sequence genome contains a region encoding:
- the PAN2 gene encoding poly(A)-specific ribonuclease (similar to uniprot|P53010 Saccharomyces cerevisiae YGL094C PAN2 Essential subunit of the Pan2p-Pan3p poly(A)-ribonuclease complex which acts to control poly(A) tail length and regulate the stoichiometry and activity of postreplication repair complexes) yields MNNWKPSLTDFLDLTEHLKKPFYRHDSREKEASKVVFDDLSNLIWVGDSYARVSSYYGGSLSLYSRYTANIGGLPVNDILTHREGILSLNEDSLHFANRRGVTMMNLTSVDVAAFSGLRSMCFGGAEYVNHVYCAGTNPNSGIVRIDLNRGTPSSVISYPHKVKHMCSNNKVISVGKQTGGVDILDPRSNSVVRTFSAHSGTISSMDSKDYTLVTVGKSKRFNNMYADPFVNVYDLRTMQQLPPISFSKGTTMGAGGADFVQLHSLLPTVMVVGSASGSFDFVDLANPTLRTQYIHPSQSIKSMALSPNGDYLAFTGDDNTLTTWNRTDDSHNFTNTPIPLEYSDFVDDGLLPHLTDVDDQSYHLSSVGMPYYSQQLISAWPNSIFRSPGTIPTPLDEHMPITKPRPKSNPGAYPLQKYDRSKYGRRNALESYVCLKEIRKKFASGIIPSDMLKYKSTEECEVPKAYMKLPLTHGRYGTDNFDFQAFNQTSYSTLDNDVDNVYTNSILQLYRFVPELFNFVVGSLKDENFGLHSLLTELGYLYDMMDRSKGKVCRSANFQSTLNSIDGFKEQGLTTPLSTDLTFLERLKINDEPITSPSMERLRKSLVQKFNEFVLHRLMNEESEKVPSTVTLKELYGFQLDSTIRTSCNYQEVLKSVEPTLTVLSPTRNSIKYANKKMNSQTILPYIESSMRRVKHTTSTCSKCNKQELTTYERVMRNLPPILSLDILLSESEWAVVKSVKNWLSKEFFAAMTKEKALLQSSPQELRGISPIFKYELNGYVARISDRNGESRLVTFIRKYESEENIFKWYMFNGYLAVEVDEEEALNISYWWKTPETIIYCDAEEIRKPFFSVDTYRINYDVLYRNHFANGVGITAKTQYELLCKEEAPKPGTLVAIDAEFVVLSEELSEIDCTGVKTIVKPKKTALARLSVLRCEEGAQFGVPFIDDYIFNKEHIENYLTRYSGISPGDLDLEKSDKPLVSREVTYRKVWLLMQLGCVFVGHGLSNDFKHININVPKEQIRDTALYFLRGKRFLSLRYLAYALLDKNVQEGNHDSIEDAYTALILYKKYLDLKEKGTLEHVLDTIYAEGRASNYRVPFQ; encoded by the coding sequence ATGAATAATTGGAAGCCCTCATTGACAGATTTTTTGGACTTAACAGAGCATCTTAAAAAGCCTTTTTACAGACATGATAGTAGAGAAAAGGAAGCCAGTAAAGTTGTATTTGACGATTTGTCGAATCTGATATGGGTTGGTGATAGCTATGCCCGTGTTTCCTCTTACTATGGTGGCTCCCTTTCGTTGTATTCTCGTTACACTGCTAATATTGGAGGTCTGCCTGTTAACGATATTTTGACCCATAGAGAAGGTATACTTTCATTAAATGAGGACTCATTGCATTTTGCCAATCGTCGAGGTGTCACGATGATGAACTTGACCAGTGTTGATGTTGCTGCATTTAGTGGATTAAGATCTATGTGTTTTGGTGGTGCAGAATACGTAAACCATGTGTACTGTGCTGGtacaaatccaaattcaGGTATTGTTCGCATTGATTTGAACAGAGGTACTCCAAGTTCTGTTATAAGTTATCCTCATAAGGTGAAACACATGTGCTCGAACAACAAGGTAATATCAGTGGGGAAACAGACAGGTGGTGTAGATATACTAGATCCTCGGTCGAATAGCGTCGTAAGAACTTTCTCAGCTCATTCTGGCACCATATCTTCTATGGACTCTAAGGATTATACTTTGGTTACCGTGGGGAAATCAAAAAGGTTTAACAATATGTACGCTGATCCGTTTGTGAACGTTTACGATTTGAGAACTATGCAACAGCTACCACCAATATCTTTCTCTAAAGGAACGACTATGGGTGCAGGTGGTGCAGATTTTGTGCAATTACACTCCTTACTACCCACGGTAATGGTTGTaggttcagcttcaggCTCGTTTGATTTTGTAGATTTGGCGAATCCAACACTGCGAACACAGTACATTCATCCAAGTCAATCAATAAAAAGTATGGCTTTGTCACCAAATGGTGACTATTTGGCCTTCACGGGAGATGATAATACTTTGACGACATGGAATCGAACCGATGATAGTcacaatttcaccaatacgCCGATCCCATTAGAGTATTCCGATTTCGTAGATGATGGACTTTTACCTCATTTGACGGATGTAGATGATCAGTCTTATCACTTGAGTAGTGTGGGAATGCCTTATTACTCTCAGCAACTTATTTCAGCATGGCCCAACTCCATCTTTAGAAGTCCAGGAACCATACCCACACCTCTCGATGAACATATGCCCATCACAAAACCAAGACCTAAATCAAACCCAGGAGCGTACCCACTTCAAAAGTACGATAGGTCTAAGTACGGCCGTCGTAATGCTTTGGAGTCTTATGTCTGTctcaaagaaattagaaaGAAATTCGCCTCAGGAATAATCCCATCAGACATGTTGAAATATAAATCTACGGAGGAATGTGAAGTACCCAAAGCTTATATGAAATTGCCGCTAACGCATGGTCGTTATGGAACTGATAATTTTGATTTCCAAGCATTTAACCAAACATCTTACTCTACTTTGGATAATGACGTCGATAATGTCTACACAAATTCGATACTACAACTTTACCGCTTTGTCCCAGAGcttttcaattttgtaGTAGGTAGCCTAaaggatgaaaattttggcCTACATTCTTTATTGACTGAGTTGGGTTATCTCTACGACATGATGGATAGATCGAAAGGCAAAGTATGCCGCTCAGCGAATTTCCAATCAACTTTAAATTCCATTGATGGATTTAAGGAACAAGGACTCACAACACCTTTAAGTACGGATTTGACgtttttggaaagattaAAGATTAATGATGAGCCAATCACTTCCCCATCCATGGAGAGGCTACGAAAAAGTCtggttcaaaaatttaatgaatttgTACTACACCGACTGATGAATGAAGAGTCTGAGAAGGTTCCTTCCACCGTAACATTAAAAGAACTTTATGGATTTCAATTAGATTCTACCATACGAACAAGTTGTAATTATCaagaagttttgaaaagtgtgGAGCCTACATTGACTGTCTTGTCCCCAACAAGAAACAGTATCAAATATGCaaacaaaaaaatgaaTAGCCAAACAATTCTTCCCTACATCGAGTCATCCATGAGAAGAGTCAAACACACAACAAGTACATGTTCGAAATGTAATAAGCAAGAGTTAACCACTTATGAAAGGGTAATGAGGAATTTACCGCCAATATTGTCCCTTGATATTTTACTATCTGAATCTGAATGGGCTGTTGTCAAATctgtaaagaattggctgTCCAAGGAGTTTTTTGCTGCCATGACCAAGGAAAAGGCTCTTTTGCAAAGTAGTCCTCAGGAATTAAGAGGTATAAGTCCgattttcaaatatgaaCTTAATGGATATGTTGCCAGAATAAGTGATAGAAATGGTGAGTCTCGCTTGGTGACATTCATTCGAAAATAtgaatctgaagaaaacattttcaaatggtaTATGTTTAATGGTTATCTTGCTgttgaagttgatgaagaggaagcaTTAAACATTTCCTATTGGTGGAAAACTCCAGAGACAATCATTTATTGTGATGCAGAGGAAATTCGGaaaccatttttttctgtGGATACCTATCGTATTAATTATGATGTTCTGTATCGTAATCATTTTGCTAATGGGGTCGGAATTACTGCAAAGACCCAATACGAGTTGTTGTGCAAAGAGGAAGCCCCTAAACCAGGAACTTTGGTTGCTATTGATGCAGAGTTTGTTGTATTGAGTGAAGAGCTCAGTGAAATTGATTGTACTGGCGTAAAGACCATAGTTAAACCGAAAAAAACTGCTCTTGCAAGGCTCTCTGTTCTTAGATGTGAAGAAGGTGCTCAATTCGGGGTACCTTTCATTGATGACTATATTTTCAACAAGGAGCACATTGAGAACTACCTGACTCGTTATAGTGGGATTTCGCCCGGTGATttagatttggaaaagagTGACAAACCTCTAGTCTCGAGGGAAGTTACCTATCGTAAAGTTTGGTTGCTAATGCAATTGGGTTGCGTGTTTGTGGGACATGGTTTGAGCAACGATTTTAAGCATATTAATATTAACGTACCAAAAGAGCAAATCAGAGATACTGCTCTATATTTTTTACGTGGGAAAAGATTCCTTTCTTTGAGATACCTGGCGTATGCTCTCTTGGATAAGAATGTTCAAGAGGGAAACCATGATTCGATTGAGGATGCCTACACGGCTTTGATATTATataaaaaatatttggacttgaaagaaaagggAACTTTAGAGCATGTTTTGGACACTATTTATGCAGAGGGTAGAGCATCAAATTATAGAGTACCATTCCAATAA
- the RTT10 gene encoding tRNA (34-2'-O)-methyltransferase regulator RTT10 (similar to uniprot|Q08924 Saccharomyces cerevisiae YPL183C Hypothetical ORF), whose product MHSVSHYGPALSVKFLDRFVYAGYGPFLHVYEYATGKLANKCLIFNKNKVHGVRIGDNGLILCYGSRSVNLTSIQDVHEKSSIVESEKHTSEWIISGEFNSDCSQFYLLTCYDRVLTCDLECHVVKKSAVYGERSILYSGSIKVVSEDKVFINAGTVMGGIIVWELFSETLVANLLGHSGSIFYVEMNRDGSLIASCSDDRSVRLWDLKSQKELSVGWAHTARIWHLLFYNNDTRLISVSEDCTCRVWDIQSGKLLQSAIHEVHLTKNVWCVDVNEKDQLAITSGNDGRLRLISLTEQESLQRNFTIKQISDDSKVPFAKQEIIKGFHWFSFGLVAITSEGKILQYGNQWKFLMQNPQFKSYSMTNGISKDNIVIFSNNKCNLLILKFNSEGSEIVASRELHVDTLTKSQNCMVCRHHDRNEFFVTLESPNPHDPFMCLKFDTDSLNLRGQFGLKKPESFASSCLEIYESFLLVGSRFSVIAIFDLNNTSQESLVSRRLTPGDTTTSIHLVEFSIGGPVFVVTNRDGYYNFIRLKLGNPIEELEIIHSNRTARGFLEGAYYDNNGDLITYGFKSELFYIYNETQCYEKAVRVCGGAHRQWELARTPEGFMLVFIRASDLHFTRVIEPKVPEVLQCGTHGREIRDIALLKDFKYKNGHLFCTASEDTTIKLCHVHESTGQVTTFWTLRKHVSGLQRCKFLSSKLMISSSAREELFLWELTTDCNTKPYIKFRQALPISGNNPDLRITDFSVKFEGSNFILAAVYSDSAVKLWRYNHLQNRFQLAVEGHYKTCCILNASLFEFKNQSYLMLSATDGHLSLYNLTNTMNGGTVCPLPSVESSIQIHQSSIKAMNISVDDQNDAVRVYTGGDDNALAICAFHWESQTKRLLPHLKDVQRSAASSTITSSELINDDKQLVTASVDQIVRIWDTENDKLVLQEQKYTTVADTGSLDAVSNLLLIGGVGLSVWKTEHH is encoded by the coding sequence ATGCATTCTGTTTCTCACTATGGACCTGCTTTGAGCGTCAAATTTCTTGACAGGTTTGTTTACGCCGGTTATGGTCCATTTTTGCACGTTTACGAATATGCAACTGGTAAACTGGCTAATAAATGTCTTATCTTCAATAAAAACAAAGTTCACGGTGTGAGGATTGGTGACAATGGGTTAATTCTTTGCTACGGCTCTAGATCTGTTAATTTGACGAGTATTCAGGATGTCCATGAGAAAAGTAGCATTGTGGAAAGTGAAAAGCATACTAGTGAATGGATTATTAGCGGGGAGTTTAATTCCGACTGCAGTCAATTCTATTTATTGACATGCTATGATCGGGTCTTAACCTGTGATTTGGAGTGCCATGTTGTAAAGAAAAGTGCAGTTTATGGTGagagatcaattctttactcAGGTTCGATCAAAGTGGTTTCCGAGGATAAAGTGTTTATCAATGCAGGTACCGTTATGGGTGGAATTATAGTCTGGGAATTATTTAGTGAAACTCTAGTGGCAAATCTGTTAGGACATAGTGGGTCCATCTTTTATGTGGAGATGAATAGAGATGGATCATTGATAGCTAGTTGTTCTGATGATAGATCTGTTAGACTTTGGGATCTCAAGTCCCAAAAAGAATTATCTGTTGGTTGGGCTCATACCGCCAGGATTTGGCATCTGCTGTTCTACAACAACGACACTCGATTGATTAGTGTTTCTGAAGACTGCACTTGCCGGGTATGGGACATCCAGAGCGGTAAACTGTTACAAAGTGCTATCCACGAAGTTCATTTGACGAAAAACGTTTGGTGCGTAGATGTTAACGAGAAAGATCAACTGGCCATCACCTCGGGGAACGACGGGAGGCTAAGATTGATCTCGTTGACAGAACAAGAGAGTTTACAGAggaattttaccatcaagCAAATTAGTGACGATTCTAAAGTGCCGTTTGCtaaacaagaaattatcaaagGTTTCCACTGGTTTTCCTTTGGACTTGTAGCCATCACTTCTGAAGGCAAAATTTTGCAGTATGGTAATCAATGGAAGTTCTTAATGCAAAATCCACAGTTTAAATCATATTCTATGACTAATGGAATCAGTAAAGATAACATTGtcatattttcaaataacaAATGTAATTTGCTGATACTTAAGTTTAATTCTGAGGGTAGTGAAATCGTTGCAAGTCGCGAGTTGCACGTCGATACACTAACAAAGAGCCAAAACTGTATGGTATGTCGCCATCACGATagaaatgaattttttgTTACGCTAGAGTCTCCTAATCCTCACGATCCATTTATGTGCCTTAAATTCGACACtgattctttaaatctGAGGGGTCAATTTGGGTTAAAAAAACCAGAATCGTTTGCCTCATCATGTTTAGAGATCTACgaatcttttcttttggtTGGCTCTCGTTTTAGCGTCATAGCTATTTTCGATCTTAATAATACGAGTCAAGAATCACTGGTATCCCGAAGGCTGACCCCTGGAGATACTACTACTAGTATCCATTTAGTAGAATTCTCTATTGGTGGACCAGTTTTCGTTGTCACCAACAGGGATGGTTACTACAATTTTATTAGATTAAAATTGGGCaatccaattgaagaattggaaatcatTCATTCTAATAGGACTGCTCGCGGATTTTTGGAGGGTGCTTATTACGATAATAATGGAGACTTAATCACATATGGGTTTAAATCTGAATTATTCTACATCTATAACGAAACGCAATGTTATGAAAAGGCTGTACGAGTATGCGGTGGTGCTCATCGTCAATGGGAACTAGCAAGGACCCCGGAAGGATTTATGCTAGTGTTCATAAGAGCTTCTGATTTGCATTTCACAAGGGTGATCGAACCTAAAGTGCCAGAAGTCTTACAATGCGGTACACACGGCAGAGAAATTAGAGACATCGCACTATTGAAGGATTTCAAATACAAGAATGGTCATTTATTTTGTACCGCTTCAGAGGATACTACTATCAAATTATGCCATGTCCACGAGAGTACCGGTCAAGTAACAACGTTTTGGACTCTAAGGAAGCACGTTTCCGGTTTACAGCGCTGTAAATTTCTCAGTTCCAAACTTATGATATCTTCGTCTGCCagagaagaattgttcttATGGGAACTAACTACGGATTGTAACACCAAGCCTTATATCAAGTTTCGCCAGGCACTGCCCATCTCCGGGAACAATCCAGATCTGAGAATAACAGATTTTTCTGTCAAGTTTGAAGGATcaaattttattttggCAGCAGTATATTCAGATTCTGCAGTTAAACTCTGGCGTTATAACCATTTACAAAACAGATTCCAATTGGCAGTTGAAGGTCATTACAAGACTTGTTGCATATTAAATGCTTCCctatttgaatttaaaaatcAGTCGTACTTAATGTTATCTGCCACCGACGGTCATCTGTCATTGTACAATCTAACGAATACGATGAACGGCGGAACGGTTTGTCCACTCCCATCTGTTGAATCATCCATTCAGATCCATCAGTCAAGTATCAAAGCGATGAACATATCTGTAGATGACCAAAATGACGCGGTCAGAGTGTACACTGGTGGTGATGACAATGCACTGGCCATCTGCGCATTCCATTGGGAAAGTCAAACTAAAAGATTACTACCGCACCTCAAAGATGTCCAGAGAAGTGCAGCTTCCTCTACAATCACTTCATCTGAATTGATCAACGACGACAAACAGCTCGTGACTGCTTCCGTTGATCAAATAGTCAGAATATGGGACACTGAGAATGACAAGCTTGTTTTACAGGAACAAAAATACACAACTGTAGCGGACACAGGGTCGTTAGACGCTGTAAGTAATTTACTACTTATCGGCGGCGTGGGTCTTTCTGTATGGAAGACCGAGCATCATTGA
- the IRC19 gene encoding Irc19p (similar to uniprot|Q07843 Saccharomyces cerevisiae YLL033W), whose amino-acid sequence MAGRTILTRNAVINSTHTLIKCPEKYLLPSLEVSNLPSFVRMAYRRLFRLQSFISNRKMVRDTYGEYLRYKFKKENYDTKRSIVVGDTPKAPLREEIRNSVMFVVKAVSHLPETKDSKFAIARDNTTCRQVLKNLLTIEYEKQSLIARYRPPTKRRDMVGPYQIYRKDFTHMQELNKSAQWRVFGEFDICTVYLNEILQTRL is encoded by the coding sequence ATGGCTGGTCGAACTATTCTTACTCGAAATGCTGTGATAAATAGTACACACACATTGATCAAATGCCCCGAAAAGTACTTGTTACCTTCGCTAGAGGTGTCCAATCTTCCATCTTTTGTCAGGATGGCCTACAGACGTTTGTTCAGATTACAATCATTTATTTCCAATAGGAAGATGGTCAGGGACACATACGGAGAATATCTGAGATATAAGTTTAAGAAGGAGAATTACGATACAAAGAGGTCTATTGTAGTGGGCGACACGCCTAAGGCACCGCTTCGAGAAGAGATACGTAATAGCGTTATGTTTGTGGTTAAGGCAGTTAGTCACTTACCTGAGACGAAGGATTCCAAATTTGCTATTGCTAGGGATAACACTACCTGTCGtcaagttttgaaaaatctcttAACCATAGAATATGAAAAACAATCTTTAATAGCTAGATATCGACCACCAACGAAGCGTAGAGATATGGTTGGACCCTATCAAATATACAGGAAAGATTTCACTCACAtgcaagaattgaataaatcGGCACAGTGGCGAGTGTTCGGGGAATTTGACATCTGTACAGtttatttgaatgaaattttacagaCTCGACTTTGA
- a CDS encoding uncharacterized protein (similar to uniprot|Q07834 Saccharomyces cerevisiae YLL032C Hypothetical ORF), producing MHIYTHFNSSAFVELPHVFQTGRLWKSNKDKSAAWGSAVWGNSRCLVNGVPQDAKCVSVVRREDQQGVYTIQGVTEVCDTEPVVCTAIPVRDLATNVESFLGELRQRLIELANEFDVEIVVTKEPVYGASQLAGNFPLYVHILGFQSHVVAGEIHLWSLVELYRSSRGAGPALFVEYLDLDAHSLLPSVAGIDMANLKYVQQAFQTQAYVSALTLPMDRDSGRESRFRPQVVLCGKVYSLVLAAKDFLAHMAQRPPQSPVYFRRFNSLSSGKLLYIQKHYRLELNRLMIKYQSLVKVTDSCIEFRSTCLPLLEALIKAFTINILHRILEVQVTMDKNFQFNEDSIRQVVMEDLIVVTIPSKENQLLVIGNHSPTATDHTSTIFKQVAAIHPASAVRQLRAIFEIHMDYEDFISGKKNGKLTRVMETVHCLIKLERLEDDDNMFLTLIADSTPEFIRACNLVINELPAEEAFFIPEIYHRPVIGPGGSVIQATMKKYNVFVQFSSTFFLPQNDLSCTRYDNVVIRCPYKNVSAIPQAREELALLAQECSKLRPLALVKLSRGQYRFLLSSSSPSIAQTIANIEKNHKAFVDFPTEEPTDNYLLEVRGTDNNCLQAAKELISGSYGCETIVKLDQPMVLDHDFYNSIVIPFKHAMGIEVTASSDTIRLVYKRGNGSLNKSLEVLSDYVRSHRRKVMTTELERNFLVTFEDQQENQKKAIDETTANAIKLQQFHIDSQLAVLPPLYHRDMQYLQKSEDSREPLNLVQYGYTAR from the coding sequence ATGCACATTTATACCCATTTTAATTCAAGTGCATTCGTAGAGCTACCTCATGTTTTCCAAACCGGTAGGTTATGGAAGTCTAATAAGGACAAAAGTGCCGCCTGGGGTAGCGCTGTCTGGGGGAATAGTCGTTGTCTCGTAAATGGAGTCCCTCAAGATGCTAAATGTGTTTCAGTTGTACGTAGAGAGGATCAACAAGGTGTTTATACTATCCAAGGTGTTACAGAGGTGTGTGATACAGAGCCAGTAGTTTGTACAGCCATCCCCGTTAGAGATTTAGCTACCAACGTGGAATCATTTTTAGGTGAATTAAGACAAAGATTGATTGAACTCgctaatgaatttgatgtGGAAATAGTTGTCACCAAGGAACCAGTCTATGGTGCTTCGCAATTAGCGGGTAATTTCCCACTCTATGTGCATATATTAGGATTTCAATCCCATGTAGTCGCTGGTGAAATTCACCTATGGTCATTAGTGGAGTTATACCGTAGTTCAAGAGGTGCAGGGCCAGCATTATTTGttgaatatttggatctaGATGCTCATTCACTTTTACCAAGCGTAGCTGGTATTGATATGgctaatttgaaatatgtTCAGCAGGCATTCCAAACGCAGGCTTATGTCTCTGCCTTGACATTACCAATGGATAGGGATTCTGGTCGTGAATCGAGATTTAGACCTCAAGTGGTTCTGTGCGGTAAAGTTTACTCATTGGTATTGGCCGCTAAAGATTTTTTAGCTCACATGGCACAACGACCTCCACAATCACCCGTCTACTTTCGTAGATTCAACTCATTGTCAAGCGGTAAATTACTCTACATCCAAAAACACTACCGTCTAGAACTTAACAGGCTTATGATTAAATACCAATCGCTTGTGAAGGTCACCGATAGTTGTATCGAATTCCGTTCAACTTGCTTACCATTGTTGGAAGCTCTCATTAAGGCATTTACTATTAACATTTTACACCGAATCTTAGAAGTTCAAGTTACGATGGACAAAAATTTCCAGTTTAACGAAGATTCTATAAGGCAAGTGGTAATGGAAGATTTAATTGTCGTTACAATACCTTCTAAAGAAAATCAATTACTTGTCATTGGCAACCATTCTCCTACAGCCACAGATCATACTTCCACGATTTTCAAACAAGTGGCGGCAATTCATCCAGCATCTGCAGTAAGACAATTACGAGCtatatttgaaattcaCATGGATTATGAGGATTTTATatctggtaaaaaaaatgggaAACTGACAAGAGTCATGGAAACAGTTCATTGTTTGattaaattggaaagattggaagatgatgataatatgTTTTTAACGTTAATCGCAGATTCTACTCCTGAATTTATTAGAGCTTGCAACCTAGTGATTAATGAATTACCTGCAGAGGAGGCATTTTTCATACCAGAAATTTATCACCGTCCAGTCATTGGACCTGGTGGTTCTGTGATTCAAGCaacaatgaaaaaatacaatGTTTTCGTCCAATTTTCAAGCACTTTTTTCTTACCTCAAAATGATCTTTCATGCACAAGGTATGACAACGTCGTCATTAGATGTCCCTATAAGAATGTTTCTGCAATACCCCAAGCTAGAGAGGAACTGGCTCTTTTAGCTCAAGAATGTAGCAAATTACGCCCCCTAGCTCTAGTGAAACTTTCTAGGGGCCAATACCGTTTCCTattgtcatcatcatcaccttcaatTGCTCAAACTATTGCCAACATTGAGAAAAATCACAAGGCTTTTGTCGATTTCCCCACTGAGGAACCTACTGATAACTACTTATTGGAAGTAAGAGGCACTGATAACAATTGTCTCCAAGCTGCAAAAGAGTTGATCAGTGGATCTTATGGTTGCGAAACTATTGTTAAATTGGATCAACCTATGGTATTAGATCACGATTTTTACAATTCAATCGTCATCCCCTTCAAACATGCAATGGGAATTGAAGTAACTGCTTCATCAGATACCATTAGACTCGTCTACAAAAGAGGTAATGGTTCATTAAACAAATCGCTCGAAGTGCTATCCGATTACGTTAGAAGTCACAGACGTAAAGTAATGACAACAGAAttagaaagaaatttcttAGTCACTTTTGAGGATCAACAAGAGAATCAAAAGAAAGCCATTGACGAAACTACCGCTAATGCCATTAAATTGCAACAATTCCATATCGATAGCCAATTGGCCGTGTTACCACCATTATACCACAGAGACATGCAATACTTGCAAAAAAGTGAAGATTCTCGTGAACCGCTAAACCTTGTACAATACGGGTACACTGCCAGATGA
- the YJU3 gene encoding acylglycerol lipase (similar to uniprot|P28321 Saccharomyces cerevisiae YKL094W YJU3 Protein of unknown function localizes to lipid particles) — MPILRNPLRRSKTASSMPQTQGYPTSSEFPYPYKPKTEIPAKKFIEFNDANFATLFWPSVSKPKGRVLIVHGFGEYSRLQHRLMDQLALNGYESWTFDQRGAGETSEGKERGRTNEFHVFNDLDHFIELNYKETQEKGIPLILFGHSMGGGITLNYGIRGTHKEKIAAYSTTGPLVVLHPHSAPSSAIILVAPLLATFLPNFQINSGLDVDAIAGDPQYKKFLLHDEPLGMPLIGTLRQIYDFLQRGKQLDENSDGYVTKFVKRPLFIMHGANDTINDPAATKRFYNNSTLTDKKLEVYPGMVHSLLSLENDENFAKVFDDYREWLDSKFA; from the coding sequence ATGCCCATCCTGAGAAATCCGTTAAGACGTTCGAAAACTGCATCTAGCATGCCTCAAACTCAGGGCTATCCAACAAGCTCAGAGTTCCCATACCCTTACAAACCAAAGACGGAAATACCAGCCAAAAAATTtattgaattcaatgatGCTAATTTTGCGACGTTGTTCTGGCCATCAGTATCTAAACCCAAGGGTCGTGTTCTCATTGTCCATGGGTTTGGGGAATATTCACGTCTTCAACACCGTTTGATGGATCAACTAGCACTCAACGGCTACGAATCATGGACCTTTGATCAAAGAGGTGCAGGCGAAACATCTGAAGGAAAGGAAAGAGGTAGGACTAATGAATTCCACGTTTTCAACGATCTAGATCATTTTATCGAACTGAACTATAAAGAAACCCAGGAGAAAGGCATTCCTCTAATTCTGTTCGGCCATTCAATGGGCGGTGGTATTACATTAAACTACGGTATTCGTGGTACTCACAAGGAAAAAATCGCTGCTTACTCTACAACAGGTCCATTAGTCGTTTTGCATCCACACTCTGCTCCCTCCAGTGCAATTATTCTAGTTGCTCCACTATTGGCAACATTTCTACctaatttccaaataaaCAGTGGACTAGATGTGGACGCAATTGCAGGCGATCCACAATACAAGAAGTTTCTACTTCATGATGAGCCACTGGGCATGCCGCTAATCGGTACTTTGAGACAGATATACGATTTCCTACAGAGAGGAAAACAGCTTGATGAAAACTCCGATGGCTATGTGACCAAATTTGTAAAAAGACCACTATTTATCATGCACGGTGCGAATGACACTATTAATGACCCTGCGGCAACCAAACGGTTCTACAACAACTCAACACTAACAGACAAAAAGCTCGAGGTATACCCCGGCATGGTACACTCATTGCTATCACTAGAGAACGACgaaaattttgcaaaagtGTTTGATGATTACAGAGAGTGGCTAGACAGTAAATTTGCTTAG